From a region of the uncultured Draconibacterium sp. genome:
- a CDS encoding Fic family protein, which yields MATPSEKLAQSLEVLQKLQNENGLAVIKADALSRTHKERLLANGFIEEVMKGWFIATRPEAPNGDTTSWYTSFWNFVQVYLMSRFEGNWCLSPDQSLLLSVGNRTVPSQLLVRSPKARNKVTQLIHNTSILDMRLSLPPKDDIAVLDGLNVFSLESGLIAVNADFFTRNSIDARACLAMVKDASVLLAKLLEGGHSVIAGRLAGAFRNIGNNRIADTIVKTMKSAGYTIREEDPFAEKLPENIIGIRENSPYVSRIKLMWHQMRGVVIENFPEPKALPTDIESYMKEVEEQYAEDAYHSLSIEGYRVTPELIERVRDGNWNPDGNEADREARNAMAARGYYQAFQAVKESIKKILAGENPGEVADTDHGDWYRELFAPSVVAGLLKPADLAGYRNNQVYIKGSKHTPLNPEAVRDAIPALFDLLRQEENAGVRAVLGHFVFVYIHPYMDGNGRIGRFLFNTMLASGGYSWTVIPVEQRDSYMAALERASVDGDIRDFARFLGALVETGEN from the coding sequence ATGGCAACACCATCGGAAAAACTGGCACAATCACTTGAAGTTTTACAAAAACTACAAAATGAAAATGGCCTTGCCGTTATCAAGGCTGATGCGCTATCTCGAACCCATAAGGAAAGGCTTCTTGCAAATGGATTTATCGAAGAGGTGATGAAAGGATGGTTTATTGCCACCAGGCCGGAGGCTCCAAACGGTGATACGACATCTTGGTACACGTCTTTTTGGAATTTCGTACAGGTTTATCTAATGTCCAGATTTGAGGGGAATTGGTGTCTTTCTCCAGACCAGTCATTACTACTTTCTGTTGGAAACAGAACCGTCCCGTCACAGCTTTTGGTTCGTTCGCCTAAGGCGAGGAATAAAGTCACACAGCTTATTCACAATACATCCATTCTTGATATGCGGTTGTCATTACCGCCCAAAGACGACATTGCAGTACTGGATGGATTAAATGTATTTTCTTTGGAAAGTGGATTGATTGCCGTTAATGCCGATTTCTTTACACGTAATTCAATTGATGCAAGAGCGTGTCTTGCCATGGTCAAGGATGCTTCGGTACTCTTGGCAAAGCTGTTGGAAGGCGGGCATAGCGTGATTGCCGGACGTTTGGCCGGGGCTTTTCGGAATATCGGCAATAACCGGATAGCCGACACCATTGTTAAAACCATGAAATCAGCCGGATACACCATTCGGGAGGAAGACCCGTTTGCTGAAAAACTGCCGGAAAACATTATCGGAATTCGGGAAAACTCGCCCTATGTCAGCCGGATAAAACTGATGTGGCACCAAATGCGCGGTGTAGTGATTGAGAATTTTCCTGAGCCCAAAGCATTACCCACGGATATTGAATCCTATATGAAAGAAGTCGAGGAACAATATGCTGAAGATGCTTATCATTCCTTGTCCATCGAAGGCTACCGCGTCACGCCTGAACTGATTGAACGGGTAAGGGATGGAAACTGGAATCCCGATGGCAATGAAGCAGACAGGGAAGCCCGTAATGCCATGGCCGCACGTGGGTATTATCAGGCATTTCAGGCTGTAAAAGAAAGTATCAAGAAAATCCTTGCCGGAGAAAATCCGGGAGAGGTTGCCGATACCGATCATGGTGACTGGTATCGTGAATTGTTTGCCCCAAGTGTTGTTGCTGGATTATTAAAACCTGCCGACCTTGCCGGATATCGGAATAATCAGGTTTATATCAAAGGCTCAAAACATACGCCGCTTAATCCTGAGGCCGTGCGCGATGCTATCCCGGCACTGTTTGACTTATTGCGCCAAGAAGAAAACGCAGGTGTTAGGGCAGTTCTGGGACATTTTGTCTTTGTCTATATCCACCCTTATATGGATGGTAACGGACGTATCGGGCGTTTCTTGTTTAATACCATGCTAGCGTCTGGTGGGTATTCGTGGACTGTTATTCCGGTTGAGCAAAGGGATAGCTATATGGCGGCACTGGAACGCGCCAGCGTTGACGGCGATATTCGTGATTTTGCAAGGTTCTTGGGAGCGTTGGTTGAAACAGGTGAAAATTAA
- a CDS encoding integrase arm-type DNA-binding domain-containing protein — translation MKLSNALCKNAKPKDKSYKLADEGGLYLFVKPNGSKLWRMKYRFMGKEKIMSIGPYPVISLADARQEFLKAKRLLFLNPPQDPMGKREEIKKETIRKASNTFKSVALQWFDYKEDEWSKGYAFKMKRTLELHVFPYIGKRAITDISTPDLLNDCLLKVQDKGALDVAGRTRYVCGQIFRFAIQRGFCKYNPADNLRGALKPRPLGHFRTIDNDQLPAFITALERNEARIFERTRRAVWLSLYTFCRPVEIRKAQWSHIDFEEKKWLIPAELMKMKRDHIVPLSNQVIELLLKQKEEVARINTDWVFPSQPKPRNPMSDGTVNKAIKRLGFGDKMVAHGFRALARTTIREKLKYDSEVIEKQLAHKTPNPLGEAYDRTQFIDERILMMQDWADYVDSFK, via the coding sequence ATGAAATTGAGCAATGCTTTATGTAAAAACGCAAAACCAAAGGACAAATCATACAAACTTGCGGACGAAGGTGGATTATATCTTTTTGTGAAACCCAACGGCTCCAAACTCTGGCGTATGAAATACCGATTCATGGGAAAAGAGAAGATAATGTCAATAGGCCCTTATCCAGTTATCAGTCTTGCGGATGCACGGCAGGAGTTTTTAAAAGCTAAAAGACTATTGTTTTTAAATCCGCCACAAGACCCGATGGGCAAGCGGGAAGAAATCAAAAAGGAAACAATTCGCAAGGCCAGTAATACTTTCAAAAGTGTGGCCTTACAATGGTTCGATTATAAGGAAGACGAGTGGAGCAAAGGTTATGCCTTTAAAATGAAAAGGACTTTGGAGCTTCATGTGTTTCCTTATATCGGCAAACGGGCAATTACCGATATTTCAACGCCTGATTTGTTGAATGACTGTCTTTTGAAAGTTCAGGATAAGGGGGCTTTGGATGTAGCCGGACGAACCCGATACGTCTGCGGCCAGATATTCCGTTTTGCCATTCAGCGCGGCTTTTGCAAGTATAACCCTGCAGATAACCTCAGAGGTGCATTGAAACCCCGTCCTTTGGGACATTTCAGAACGATAGATAACGACCAGCTACCCGCCTTTATCACGGCTTTGGAACGTAACGAAGCCCGCATTTTTGAGCGGACACGCCGGGCTGTCTGGTTATCGCTCTATACGTTCTGCCGTCCGGTCGAAATTAGAAAGGCACAATGGAGCCATATCGATTTTGAAGAAAAGAAATGGCTTATTCCCGCTGAGTTGATGAAGATGAAGCGTGACCATATCGTTCCGCTGAGTAATCAGGTCATTGAATTGTTGCTGAAACAGAAGGAAGAAGTTGCAAGAATCAATACAGATTGGGTGTTTCCGTCACAACCCAAGCCTCGCAATCCCATGAGTGACGGGACGGTTAACAAGGCCATTAAACGACTTGGCTTCGGGGACAAGATGGTGGCGCATGGATTTCGGGCATTGGCACGAACCACCATACGGGAAAAACTGAAATACGATAGTGAAGTGATTGAAAAACAACTGGCGCATAAAACGCCCAATCCGTTGGGTGAGGCATACGACAGAACCCAGTTTATCGATGAACGCATTCTAATGATGCAGGATTGGGCTGATTACGTGGATTCTTTCAAATAA
- the mobF gene encoding MobF family relaxase produces MIRMIQSTNGGHAKSYFNDALSKGDYYMDDQELGGRFHGKVADRLGLTGAIEKNDFYRLCENINPKTGEKLTPRNKTNRTVGYDINFHCPKSVSVLNALGDDKRVMDAFRSSVHDTMQLIEADAKTRVRKNGKMEERDTGELIWGEFVHQTARPVDNSAPDPHLHAHCFVINTTWDNQEEKFKAGQFRDIKRDMPYYQACFQKTLSDKLNAIGYTTRVTDKAFELDVIPEKAIEVFSKRTDAIGRFAKEKNITNKAELDSLGARTRAKKEKGYTMQELRSLWHSQVEHIAQDKNGGNTDNKGKSLTPEQCVNHALEHCFERHSVVQDRVLLSTAISYAMQDPSLSSDAIRKSFANDSRIIKVKDRTRIQCTTLTVHAEEKRMIDLARQTKGKFIPVDRHADNKSFAGLNPEQSRAVRHVLKSVDGITIIRGGAGTGKTTLMKQAFEAIEDKGLNVYAFAPSSEAARDVLRSEGFNNADTVAKLLLDKTTQEQTKGQVIWIDEAGLLSSKDMVSVLELAKNNNARLVLSGDTRQHSSVRRGDALRILRDVGDIKVAGVSRIYRQKTQEYKDAVADISQGKIEQGFERLNKLGSIKEKAPYEVTDELVKDYLECRDMGKSALIIAPTHAQGEEVSDKIRQGLKERGTLDEKERPYTRLKNKNLTNAEKRDVRQFNVGDVIQFHQNVKGVKKGAKLEVCGITQSGVELKNDDDTTLSLPVAKPEVFDVYTAHEMNISKGDTIRITKNGFDKNRTRLDNGKVLMVKGFDRGGNIKAVSVGNVAGKEILLDKNYGNINHGYVMTSHASQGKTVDRVFIAQPSATFPASNAKQFYVSVSRGREEVKIYTDSKDDLLDHIAISGDRLSATELSKRHTHEFEQRINTTRARKQFSKEKDEFIKPKNNDRDLEI; encoded by the coding sequence ATGATACGGATGATACAAAGCACCAACGGCGGACACGCCAAATCCTACTTCAACGATGCCCTTTCCAAGGGCGATTACTATATGGACGACCAGGAACTGGGCGGTCGTTTCCATGGCAAAGTCGCAGACAGGCTTGGCTTAACCGGGGCAATCGAAAAAAACGACTTTTACCGCTTGTGTGAGAATATCAATCCCAAGACGGGAGAGAAACTCACACCGCGCAATAAAACAAATCGCACGGTGGGATATGACATTAATTTCCACTGCCCTAAATCCGTTTCCGTTTTAAATGCGCTGGGGGATGACAAGCGCGTGATGGATGCGTTCCGCTCCTCCGTTCATGACACCATGCAGCTCATTGAGGCGGATGCCAAAACCCGTGTTCGAAAAAACGGCAAGATGGAAGAGCGCGACACGGGCGAGCTTATCTGGGGTGAGTTTGTCCACCAGACGGCACGTCCGGTGGATAATTCAGCGCCCGACCCGCATTTGCATGCACACTGTTTTGTGATTAACACCACATGGGACAATCAAGAGGAAAAATTCAAGGCCGGACAGTTTCGGGATATCAAGCGGGATATGCCCTATTATCAGGCCTGTTTTCAAAAAACGCTCTCGGATAAGCTCAATGCCATTGGCTATACCACCCGTGTAACCGACAAGGCTTTTGAGCTGGACGTTATTCCAGAAAAGGCAATCGAAGTTTTTTCCAAACGTACCGATGCCATCGGGCGGTTTGCCAAAGAAAAGAACATCACGAACAAGGCCGAGCTGGACTCTCTGGGCGCACGTACCCGTGCCAAAAAAGAAAAAGGCTACACGATGCAAGAATTGCGTTCCCTTTGGCATAGCCAGGTCGAGCATATTGCACAGGATAAAAATGGAGGGAACACAGATAACAAGGGTAAATCCTTAACTCCCGAGCAGTGCGTAAACCATGCGCTAGAGCATTGTTTTGAACGCCATAGTGTGGTTCAAGACCGTGTTCTTTTAAGCACGGCCATTTCTTACGCGATGCAAGACCCGTCCCTTTCTTCCGATGCCATCCGCAAGAGTTTTGCGAATGATAGCCGGATTATCAAGGTCAAGGATAGAACCCGCATTCAATGCACGACCTTAACCGTGCATGCCGAAGAAAAGCGGATGATTGACCTAGCCCGTCAAACCAAGGGCAAGTTCATACCTGTAGACCGTCATGCGGATAATAAATCCTTTGCGGGGCTTAATCCTGAGCAATCGCGCGCAGTGCGTCACGTGCTTAAAAGCGTTGACGGTATAACGATTATTCGCGGCGGTGCCGGTACAGGTAAAACGACTTTGATGAAACAGGCCTTTGAAGCGATTGAGGACAAAGGGCTGAATGTTTATGCCTTTGCCCCCTCTTCCGAAGCGGCGCGTGATGTGTTGCGCAGTGAAGGCTTTAACAATGCCGATACGGTTGCCAAGCTACTGCTGGATAAAACCACACAGGAACAGACCAAAGGTCAGGTCATCTGGATTGACGAAGCCGGATTGCTTTCAAGCAAAGACATGGTGTCGGTATTGGAGCTTGCCAAAAATAACAATGCGCGGTTGGTGCTTTCCGGTGACACAAGACAACACAGCTCAGTACGGCGCGGCGATGCGCTTCGTATCTTGCGCGATGTCGGCGATATCAAGGTAGCAGGAGTGAGCCGTATCTACCGTCAAAAGACACAAGAATACAAAGACGCTGTAGCAGATATTTCCCAAGGGAAAATCGAGCAAGGGTTCGAGCGGCTGAACAAGCTCGGCTCGATAAAAGAGAAAGCCCCGTATGAAGTGACGGACGAGCTGGTCAAGGACTATCTGGAATGCCGAGATATGGGCAAATCGGCCCTGATTATCGCCCCGACACATGCGCAAGGCGAAGAAGTTTCGGACAAAATCCGTCAAGGGCTGAAAGAGCGCGGAACGCTGGACGAAAAAGAGCGCCCCTATACACGCCTGAAAAACAAAAATCTGACGAATGCCGAAAAACGGGATGTGCGTCAATTTAACGTGGGGGATGTTATACAGTTCCACCAGAATGTCAAAGGCGTAAAGAAAGGCGCAAAACTCGAAGTATGCGGTATAACCCAAAGTGGGGTTGAGCTTAAAAACGATGACGATACAACACTGTCCCTGCCCGTTGCCAAGCCTGAGGTGTTTGATGTGTACACAGCCCACGAGATGAACATTTCCAAGGGGGATACCATCCGCATTACCAAGAACGGGTTTGATAAAAACAGAACCCGTCTGGATAACGGCAAGGTGTTAATGGTCAAAGGCTTTGACCGTGGGGGCAATATCAAGGCGGTATCGGTAGGCAATGTCGCAGGGAAAGAAATCCTGCTGGATAAAAATTACGGCAATATCAATCACGGTTATGTGATGACTTCCCATGCCTCGCAAGGCAAGACGGTTGACCGGGTGTTTATTGCCCAGCCCTCGGCCACGTTTCCGGCCAGCAACGCCAAACAATTTTATGTCTCGGTATCGCGTGGCCGTGAGGAAGTAAAAATCTACACGGATTCCAAGGACGATCTACTTGACCATATCGCCATCAGTGGCGACAGGCTGTCAGCTACGGAATTGAGCAAACGCCACACACACGAATTTGAACAGCGTATCAATACCACACGTGCCCGTAAGCAGTTTAGCAAAGAGAAAGATGAATTTATAAAACCAAAGAATAATGACAGAGACCTCGAAATCTAA
- a CDS encoding JAB domain-containing protein encodes MTDTKFTLNEIDIIYKPMRDMDKRPKITCSGDAYAVFRENWDDMKIGIVEQFKVMLLSRANKVLGVYTHSTGGQSGTVVDRKLIFATALKSGACSVIFAHNHPSGNLQPSEQDKNLQCKLEECGKILDISVLDHIILSGTDGGYYSFADGTAHEERAVVSQLTL; translated from the coding sequence ATGACAGATACAAAATTCACCCTCAATGAAATCGATATTATTTACAAGCCCATGAGGGATATGGATAAACGCCCGAAAATAACCTGTTCCGGCGATGCCTATGCGGTCTTTCGGGAAAACTGGGACGATATGAAGATTGGCATTGTCGAGCAGTTTAAGGTGATGCTTCTCAGCCGAGCAAACAAGGTTCTTGGAGTGTATACTCATTCAACCGGAGGACAGTCCGGGACAGTGGTTGACCGCAAGCTCATTTTTGCAACGGCGTTAAAGAGTGGCGCGTGTTCTGTAATTTTTGCCCATAATCATCCATCGGGGAACTTGCAACCATCCGAACAGGACAAAAACCTTCAATGCAAATTGGAAGAATGCGGTAAAATTTTAGATATATCCGTTCTTGACCATATTATCCTCAGTGGGACGGACGGCGGATATTATTCCTTTGCGGATGGCACAGCGCATGAGGAAAGGGCAGTAGTGTCGCAATTAACTCTTTAA
- a CDS encoding ATP-binding protein: protein MPQNNKQYRPPSNWQDFEKFCHTLWGELLQDPNIQLNGRGGQEQLGVDVYGRSKDGVFTCIQCKGKKSNFGKEVTAKELGDEVKKAKNFVPKPDVFILATTAPNDAKIQEVARKLEEENKKKGSFEVKVWGWDEICQRLVHSPRTLKQFYEEEIISDKIDSFLAGITNRDKIFEKESENSTNIDENKIIEAFKDSSEYLANWKQTLSVNDKWIERKQEDDWFTSVHSQFHSSTILLGEPGTGKSALLARITQQLLEDNQIVLGIKADKLGHSVTDFRSLSEYLHLPAPIHECVKLLAKTRQVFILLDQLDALSELIDVKTNRLSVLLDLVQSLHNTPNVHIIASSRPFEFQYDQRFNSLEAHEIKLPLLEWEDVQATFEDLSIELQFMDNEFKEFLKRPSNLNFYLQYIQNHPQEHFKSHIELYDHIWANSLGERKEKKRRTALLVSIATEMTEDAKQGLPLFKYEEDIEDIDYLCSAGILSKSIDKKQISFAHQTLQAFVWTRSIVKKGSLTDFVFSHQNNLNIRPKLNTALVYLREADPEEYKNQIQSLLLDNFKKLRKHILYLLIETIGASPSPRNEEILVISKLLENENLFLKICQSISVQDDWFDKLKNSHIEFWMQGSEIQKRGAIIILSSVIVEKHEEVIFLLDKYWKNEKEINNLFYVLQENDKWDELSLKLASFLVKLDETRGYAAQDIVSLISYENSELAPAIAVEYFNNQFNKIEKQEPEDVSVEENEDAEISQWKIENAECVPFERLAELNHQWHNLGAIAKASPKEFVECFWPFLDRLTDKLKTKYQPIQERYLDVSGIWFRLSEDEESSEKPYLPGALEDAIKLYAIQDTTNFIAFVNLKKSSLFSPQHRLIIKGISQLITSHPDFILTYLLEDDRRFFLGSEFGSSSYRCSLKLISALFPNLEDSKRKVLENRILSLEAYKCKDKTDAKMRRDYLRWNRGVRFDFLSILPKEELSPEALKIVKEEKRKFGKNVRNPLEVERSSGFMAAESPMSLGQMELASVEDIAKCFNEFNENDHRGTMRYLSSSVHAKTLGELCKKNPEKALAVAELLPPEKSRAIEYVVECFSESNKDLHELQNIISHFKSKGFNSDSFYQSCAEALKKRIKRPEGLSDEWCNRLERWMSSTDNGWPIARTNEDKKEKRKGSLIWHDSGRVVPQGNYTLIEAISYGLLFREKPEYNCWLDFLGRSLKYGDAIELWEFALVYLIRRFLPWCNVNDANEFLLKLSQAYPQIIGGRDFGITIASAVHWMDDAMLNNWMTKVLLLSSDSSDQLFGEVLGFRLILKANHDWCEVEYKKLRKTKNVKALIGFAYSVRKLWEYREHRSNCSNYFIELLGLQNDEIDEILTWILHHESNVDLSPQFKSVLDAFIDNRTFERSKTRFVSRTLASLTPHMPEKIYEVSQQMINGSGQELGDIRTSMAADAPELVTIAITLHNLGTHYQHKGLDLFEQLLEINAYKVMDALYEVDSRPRLQNRKRLARRR, encoded by the coding sequence ATGCCTCAAAATAACAAACAATATCGGCCTCCTAGTAATTGGCAAGATTTTGAAAAGTTTTGCCACACTCTGTGGGGGGAGTTACTCCAAGACCCAAATATTCAATTAAATGGTCGTGGTGGACAAGAGCAACTTGGCGTAGATGTTTATGGTCGCTCAAAAGATGGAGTATTCACTTGCATTCAATGCAAGGGGAAGAAGTCAAATTTCGGGAAAGAAGTCACAGCGAAAGAATTAGGGGATGAAGTTAAAAAGGCTAAGAATTTTGTTCCTAAACCGGATGTATTTATTTTAGCAACGACCGCACCCAATGATGCGAAGATACAGGAGGTTGCTCGTAAACTTGAAGAAGAGAATAAGAAAAAAGGGTCATTCGAAGTAAAAGTTTGGGGTTGGGATGAAATCTGCCAAAGGTTGGTTCATTCTCCAAGGACATTAAAACAGTTTTACGAAGAAGAAATAATATCCGATAAAATTGACTCTTTTCTGGCAGGTATTACTAATCGAGACAAGATTTTTGAAAAGGAAAGCGAAAATAGTACCAATATTGATGAAAATAAGATAATAGAGGCATTCAAAGATTCATCTGAATACCTAGCGAATTGGAAGCAAACCCTTTCCGTAAATGACAAGTGGATTGAGCGGAAACAGGAAGACGATTGGTTTACGAGTGTTCATTCCCAGTTTCATTCCAGTACAATTTTGTTAGGAGAGCCAGGAACAGGTAAAAGCGCGCTTTTGGCAAGGATTACTCAACAGTTACTTGAAGATAATCAAATTGTTTTGGGCATTAAAGCTGATAAGTTGGGGCATAGCGTTACTGATTTTAGATCTTTAAGTGAATATCTGCATTTACCAGCTCCAATTCACGAATGTGTAAAACTGCTTGCAAAAACACGACAGGTTTTTATTCTTTTAGACCAACTCGATGCCCTGAGTGAGTTGATTGATGTAAAAACGAACAGGCTATCGGTACTCCTCGACCTCGTGCAATCACTTCACAATACTCCTAATGTTCATATCATTGCTTCTTCTCGTCCTTTTGAATTCCAATATGACCAGCGATTTAATAGTCTTGAAGCCCATGAAATAAAACTACCATTGCTGGAATGGGAAGATGTGCAAGCAACATTTGAAGATTTGAGTATTGAACTCCAATTCATGGATAATGAGTTCAAAGAATTCTTAAAAAGGCCGAGTAATCTTAATTTTTACCTTCAATATATTCAAAACCATCCACAGGAACATTTTAAATCACACATTGAGCTTTATGACCATATTTGGGCTAATTCACTTGGAGAGAGAAAAGAAAAGAAAAGAAGAACAGCACTTTTAGTTTCAATTGCTACAGAAATGACAGAAGATGCCAAACAAGGGCTTCCACTGTTTAAGTACGAAGAGGATATCGAAGACATAGATTATTTATGCAGTGCAGGCATTCTCTCAAAGAGTATTGATAAAAAACAAATATCGTTTGCCCACCAAACTCTTCAGGCTTTTGTTTGGACTCGTTCTATTGTCAAGAAGGGGAGCCTAACTGATTTTGTTTTTTCTCATCAGAATAATTTGAATATTAGACCTAAGCTAAATACTGCATTAGTTTATCTTAGAGAAGCCGACCCAGAAGAATATAAGAATCAGATTCAGTCTCTTCTATTAGATAATTTTAAAAAGCTAAGAAAACACATTCTCTATTTGCTAATCGAAACCATTGGTGCTAGCCCATCACCCCGCAATGAAGAAATCCTTGTCATCTCAAAGCTTCTGGAAAATGAGAATTTGTTTTTGAAAATATGCCAGAGTATTTCAGTACAGGATGATTGGTTTGATAAATTGAAGAACTCTCATATTGAATTTTGGATGCAGGGAAGTGAAATTCAAAAGAGAGGGGCTATAATTATTCTTTCATCTGTTATTGTAGAAAAGCATGAAGAGGTAATTTTCCTCCTAGACAAATATTGGAAAAACGAAAAAGAGATAAACAACTTATTTTATGTTCTTCAAGAAAACGACAAATGGGATGAATTAAGTTTGAAGCTAGCAAGTTTTCTAGTGAAACTTGACGAAACAAGAGGGTATGCTGCACAAGATATTGTGTCTCTGATATCTTATGAGAACTCTGAATTAGCGCCAGCTATTGCGGTTGAATATTTTAATAATCAATTTAATAAGATAGAAAAACAAGAGCCAGAGGACGTTTCAGTAGAAGAAAATGAGGATGCGGAAATATCACAATGGAAAATTGAAAATGCCGAGTGTGTCCCATTTGAAAGGTTGGCAGAACTGAACCATCAATGGCATAATCTGGGAGCCATTGCCAAAGCTTCACCAAAAGAATTTGTCGAATGCTTTTGGCCATTTCTTGACAGATTAACAGATAAATTGAAAACAAAATACCAACCGATTCAAGAAAGATATTTAGATGTATCCGGTATCTGGTTTCGTTTAAGTGAAGATGAAGAATCTTCAGAGAAACCGTATCTTCCCGGAGCTCTTGAAGATGCGATAAAACTTTATGCTATTCAGGATACCACAAACTTTATAGCGTTTGTTAATCTAAAGAAAAGTAGCCTATTTTCTCCACAGCATCGCCTTATAATAAAAGGCATATCACAACTTATTACGAGCCATCCAGATTTTATTTTGACTTATCTACTGGAAGATGATAGACGGTTTTTTCTTGGGAGTGAATTTGGCAGCTCTTCCTATCGATGTTCTTTGAAGCTTATTTCTGCATTATTTCCCAATCTAGAAGATTCAAAGCGCAAAGTGCTTGAAAACAGAATCTTATCCTTGGAGGCCTATAAGTGTAAGGATAAAACCGACGCAAAAATGCGCAGAGATTATTTAAGATGGAATAGGGGTGTCCGGTTTGATTTTTTGTCTATTTTACCCAAAGAGGAGTTATCCCCAGAGGCTTTGAAAATTGTAAAAGAGGAAAAAAGAAAATTCGGGAAAAATGTAAGAAATCCATTGGAGGTAGAAAGATCGTCTGGTTTTATGGCAGCTGAAAGCCCAATGTCTCTTGGCCAAATGGAATTGGCGAGTGTTGAAGATATTGCAAAGTGTTTTAATGAGTTTAACGAAAACGATCATCGGGGAACTATGCGCTATCTCAGTAGCTCTGTACATGCAAAGACATTAGGTGAGCTTTGTAAAAAAAATCCAGAAAAGGCTTTGGCTGTTGCCGAATTACTTCCTCCAGAAAAAAGTAGAGCAATTGAGTATGTTGTTGAGTGTTTCTCGGAAAGCAATAAAGACCTCCACGAACTGCAAAACATTATCAGCCATTTTAAATCAAAAGGATTCAACTCGGATAGCTTTTATCAATCTTGTGCCGAAGCTCTTAAAAAGAGGATTAAAAGACCAGAGGGACTTTCGGATGAGTGGTGCAATCGGCTTGAGCGCTGGATGAGTAGTACAGATAATGGATGGCCAATTGCCCGGACAAATGAAGACAAAAAAGAAAAGAGGAAGGGAAGTTTAATTTGGCATGATAGCGGGCGTGTTGTGCCTCAAGGAAACTATACTTTAATCGAAGCAATATCTTATGGACTTCTTTTTAGAGAAAAACCGGAATATAACTGTTGGCTAGATTTTCTAGGAAGAAGTTTGAAATATGGTGATGCTATTGAACTTTGGGAATTTGCTTTAGTATATTTGATAAGAAGGTTTCTTCCATGGTGTAATGTAAATGACGCAAATGAGTTTCTATTGAAGCTAAGTCAGGCGTATCCACAGATTATTGGTGGAAGAGATTTTGGAATTACTATTGCAAGTGCTGTTCATTGGATGGATGATGCAATGCTGAATAACTGGATGACAAAAGTCTTATTGTTGTCATCTGACTCAAGTGACCAATTATTTGGTGAAGTATTAGGATTTCGGCTTATTCTTAAGGCTAATCATGATTGGTGTGAAGTAGAGTATAAAAAGCTGAGAAAAACGAAAAATGTTAAAGCATTAATTGGCTTTGCTTATTCAGTTAGAAAATTGTGGGAATATCGAGAACATCGCTCAAATTGCTCAAATTACTTTATTGAACTACTTGGGTTGCAGAATGATGAGATTGATGAAATCCTTACGTGGATTCTACACCATGAAAGTAATGTAGACCTTAGTCCTCAATTCAAATCTGTTCTTGATGCTTTTATTGACAACAGAACATTCGAAAGAAGTAAAACCCGATTTGTCTCCCGAACATTAGCTTCTTTAACACCTCATATGCCAGAAAAAATATATGAAGTCTCTCAGCAGATGATAAATGGTTCGGGGCAGGAATTGGGAGATATAAGAACATCTATGGCGGCAGACGCTCCAGAGTTGGTAACTATTGCTATTACACTTCATAATCTCGGAACGCACTATCAACATAAAGGACTGGATTTATTCGAACAATTACTGGAAATCAATGCATATAAAGTAATGGATGCTTTGTACGAAGTTGACAGTAGGCCTAGACTACAAAATAGAAAAAGATTAGCTAGAAGACGGTAG
- a CDS encoding AlpA family transcriptional regulator: protein MTDEKILRLPELLAKTGLSRSTMYKMVKEQTFPKPVNLGLRCSGWLQSEVNDWLNQKITQRNEGKPV, encoded by the coding sequence ATGACAGACGAAAAGATTTTGAGACTTCCCGAACTATTGGCAAAGACAGGGCTATCCCGAAGCACCATGTACAAGATGGTCAAAGAACAAACCTTCCCCAAACCCGTTAATCTGGGGCTACGCTGTTCCGGCTGGCTTCAATCAGAAGTCAATGACTGGCTCAATCAAAAAATCACCCAAAGAAATGAGGGAAAGCCTGTTTAG